One window of the Halobacillus litoralis genome contains the following:
- a CDS encoding ROK family transcriptional regulator — protein sequence MSWSQQSIKSQNKKRILTTIMNEAPVSRTTIAKKLGVTKGTVSSLAAELIEEEIIYELGPGSSSGGRRPLMLLFNEKAGFSIGVNLGVNYIIAVLTDLNGEIVSEQRQTISEYDFNQLLPVITEMIQSLIDEAPASPYGIVGIGVGVPGMVDNTGTILLAPNLQWESVNLKQEIEQTFNLPVTIDNEANAGAYEERKQSPAASRKDNIVYVSAGIGIGVGLIIDGKIYSGKKGFSGELGHMMIDINGRECSCGSQGCWEMYASEKALIIEAEKLSKSPNPSLESLIEEAESNPQVASLFADIGYHLGIGISNILNTFNPAKVVIGNRLAMAEDLLQESVREAVDRHTLSFHKEEVEITFSQSPHYTTALGSSHYMVEQFIENSF from the coding sequence ATGTCTTGGTCTCAACAATCCATTAAATCACAAAATAAAAAAAGAATATTAACGACGATTATGAATGAAGCCCCTGTATCACGGACAACGATTGCTAAAAAGCTCGGCGTCACTAAAGGAACCGTCTCTTCTCTTGCCGCAGAATTGATCGAAGAGGAAATCATTTACGAACTCGGCCCGGGGTCTTCCAGCGGAGGAAGAAGACCTCTGATGCTTCTTTTCAATGAAAAAGCCGGTTTTTCAATAGGGGTCAACCTTGGAGTCAACTATATTATCGCCGTCTTGACCGACTTGAACGGGGAAATCGTTTCCGAACAAAGGCAAACCATTTCCGAATATGATTTCAACCAATTGCTTCCTGTGATCACAGAAATGATCCAAAGTTTAATAGACGAAGCACCAGCCTCTCCATACGGCATCGTTGGCATAGGCGTAGGTGTCCCGGGTATGGTGGACAATACTGGCACGATCCTGTTAGCACCGAACCTGCAATGGGAAAGCGTCAACTTGAAACAGGAAATCGAACAGACCTTCAACCTCCCTGTCACGATTGACAATGAGGCGAATGCAGGTGCCTATGAAGAAAGGAAACAGAGCCCCGCCGCTTCCCGGAAAGATAACATCGTTTATGTAAGTGCCGGAATCGGTATAGGTGTCGGTCTGATTATCGACGGAAAAATCTACAGCGGAAAAAAAGGCTTTTCCGGTGAACTTGGTCACATGATGATTGATATAAATGGCCGGGAATGTTCCTGTGGAAGTCAAGGGTGCTGGGAAATGTACGCTTCAGAAAAAGCCTTGATCATCGAAGCAGAAAAATTGTCAAAATCACCGAATCCCAGTTTAGAATCACTGATAGAGGAAGCAGAAAGCAATCCACAGGTAGCTTCCTTGTTCGCCGACATCGGCTATCATTTAGGGATCGGGATCAGTAATATTCTGAATACGTTCAACCCTGCAAAAGTCGTGATCGGAAACCGCCTGGCAATGGCTGAAGACCTTCTCCAGGAATCCGTTAGAGAAGCGGTCGACCGCCATACGTTAAGCTTCCATAAAGAAGAGGTCGAGATCACTTTCTCTCAATCGCCCCACTACACGACAGCACTGGGCTCAAGCCATTACATGGTCGAACAGTTCATCGAAAACTCTTTCTAA
- a CDS encoding glycoside hydrolase family 43 protein → MATIENPILTGFHPDPSICRAGEDYYIAVSTFEWYPGVGIYHSKDLKNWRLIARPLNRVEQLDMRGNPDSGGVWAPALSYSEGKFWLIYTDVKVVDSQWKDAHNYLVTCETIDGEWSNPVHLNSSGFDPSLFHDDDGRKYLVNMVWDHRVSRHSFYGIVLQEYSPDEEKLIGKPEIIFKGTDIKLTEAPHLYKMNGYYYLLTAEGGTKYDHQATMARSTNLRGPYEVHPDNPLITTWPYPRNPLQKAGHASMVKTHTEEWFLVHLTGRPLPKENDALLDPRGYCPLGRETAIQRIEWKNDWPYITGGNQPSSVIDGPAIEEVKWDKDFAEKDDFDSSRLNHHFQSLRIPLDDRIISLEERPSHLRIYGKESLTSTFTQAFAARRWQHFNFCAETKVNFRPETFQQAAGLVNYYNTKNWTALQITWDEELNTRILDLTICDHFSFFQPLEDPVVIPEHVEDVYLRVEVETNTYTYSYSFDGLTWHTVPVSLPSYKLSDDYVDGGGFFTGAFVGMQCQDTSGQNQYADFDYFLYKDHPKK, encoded by the coding sequence ATGGCAACGATTGAAAATCCTATTTTGACTGGCTTTCATCCTGACCCGAGCATTTGCCGGGCAGGTGAGGATTATTATATTGCTGTATCGACATTCGAATGGTATCCCGGTGTCGGAATCTATCATTCTAAGGATTTGAAAAACTGGCGGTTGATCGCCCGTCCATTGAACCGAGTGGAACAATTGGACATGCGGGGGAACCCGGATTCAGGCGGAGTATGGGCACCAGCCTTATCTTACAGTGAAGGGAAATTCTGGCTCATCTATACAGATGTGAAAGTCGTTGATAGCCAATGGAAAGACGCTCATAACTATCTGGTCACATGTGAGACCATCGACGGCGAATGGTCTAATCCTGTTCACCTGAACAGTTCAGGTTTCGACCCTTCCCTTTTCCACGATGATGATGGAAGGAAATACTTAGTGAACATGGTGTGGGACCACCGCGTCAGCCGCCACAGCTTCTATGGAATTGTCCTTCAGGAGTACAGTCCCGATGAGGAAAAGCTGATCGGTAAGCCTGAGATCATTTTCAAAGGCACAGACATAAAACTTACAGAAGCCCCCCATCTCTATAAAATGAATGGCTATTATTATTTACTCACCGCAGAAGGGGGGACCAAATACGATCACCAGGCGACGATGGCCCGCTCTACGAATCTGAGAGGTCCTTATGAAGTCCATCCGGACAATCCACTGATCACTACCTGGCCATATCCCAGAAACCCTCTTCAAAAAGCAGGACATGCTTCCATGGTGAAAACTCATACCGAAGAGTGGTTTCTCGTCCATTTGACAGGGCGACCACTGCCAAAGGAAAATGATGCACTGCTGGATCCCAGAGGCTATTGTCCACTAGGCAGGGAAACGGCTATCCAGAGAATCGAATGGAAAAATGACTGGCCGTACATTACCGGCGGTAACCAACCTTCCTCTGTCATCGATGGACCGGCGATTGAAGAAGTCAAATGGGACAAGGATTTTGCAGAGAAGGATGACTTCGACTCCAGCCGTCTAAATCACCATTTTCAGTCTTTGCGTATCCCGCTTGATGATCGAATCATTTCCCTTGAGGAGAGACCCAGTCATCTGAGAATATACGGAAAGGAATCCCTGACATCAACATTCACCCAAGCCTTCGCAGCCCGGAGATGGCAGCATTTTAATTTTTGTGCAGAAACGAAAGTGAACTTCAGGCCGGAGACCTTCCAACAGGCTGCTGGACTCGTAAACTATTACAATACGAAGAATTGGACGGCCCTTCAAATCACCTGGGATGAAGAATTGAATACGAGAATCCTTGATTTGACCATTTGCGATCATTTCTCATTCTTTCAACCATTAGAGGACCCAGTCGTCATTCCGGAGCATGTGGAGGATGTCTATTTAAGAGTGGAAGTTGAAACTAACACGTACACGTATTCCTATTCCTTCGATGGTTTGACGTGGCATACAGTCCCCGTCTCTCTGCCCTCTTACAAACTTTCCGATGATTATGTGGACGGAGGCGGCTTCTTTACAGGAGCATTTGTCGGGATGCAGTGCCAGGACACCTCAGGCCAAAATCAGTATGCAGATTTTGATTACTTCCTATACAAAGATCATCCAAAAAAATAA
- a CDS encoding ROK family transcriptional regulator encodes MNKKTTWNQFTIKNVNKSLVLETILNKSPISRADIANETQLNKGTVSSQVTELLNEGLIYEKGPGESKGGRRPVMLLFNEKAGYSIGVDIGVNYILGIRTDLVGNICEESMIHFKDLSFAHIKEKLFKVIDHLMYTAPSSEYGVVGIGIGVPGAVSKEGKILLAPNLGWENVDVKDMVQQRYSCPVIIENEANAGVYGEKTFGKGRWEKDIVYVSVGVGIGVGLIMNGELYRGTNGFSGEMGHMTVEGSGRRCRCGNQGCWELYASEQALSLNDLPEDSDPLKKMIEKAENGDVKALDSFHSIGTYLGIGLTTIINTFNPSRVIIGNRITAAKQWIEQPMLERTKQNALWFQQDPLNIHFSEFHSHSSALGMAAFTFENFLKVNIHEHTMIV; translated from the coding sequence ATGAATAAGAAAACGACTTGGAACCAATTCACAATTAAAAATGTCAACAAATCACTTGTATTAGAAACCATTCTGAACAAGTCTCCGATCTCCCGGGCCGATATCGCCAACGAGACCCAATTGAATAAAGGGACAGTTTCCTCCCAGGTAACGGAACTATTAAATGAGGGTTTGATTTATGAAAAAGGTCCCGGAGAGTCCAAAGGTGGAAGAAGACCTGTCATGTTGCTGTTCAACGAAAAGGCAGGCTATTCAATCGGTGTTGATATCGGGGTGAATTACATTCTTGGCATCCGCACAGATCTCGTAGGAAACATTTGCGAAGAATCAATGATCCACTTTAAAGACCTTTCCTTTGCGCATATTAAGGAAAAGCTTTTCAAAGTGATCGACCATCTCATGTATACGGCTCCGTCAAGTGAATATGGTGTCGTCGGGATTGGCATCGGTGTTCCTGGTGCGGTCAGTAAAGAAGGCAAAATCCTCTTAGCACCGAACCTCGGCTGGGAGAATGTTGATGTCAAAGATATGGTCCAACAGCGCTACTCCTGCCCTGTAATCATTGAGAACGAAGCGAATGCCGGAGTTTATGGAGAAAAGACATTCGGCAAAGGCCGCTGGGAGAAGGACATTGTCTATGTCAGCGTGGGCGTCGGAATCGGTGTCGGTCTGATCATGAACGGTGAACTCTACAGAGGTACGAATGGTTTTTCCGGAGAAATGGGTCACATGACCGTTGAAGGAAGTGGACGGAGATGTCGATGCGGAAATCAGGGCTGTTGGGAATTATACGCATCTGAACAAGCACTCTCGCTAAACGATCTGCCGGAAGACTCTGACCCGCTGAAAAAAATGATTGAAAAAGCAGAGAATGGTGATGTAAAGGCGCTTGATTCGTTCCATTCGATCGGAACCTATTTAGGCATCGGTCTGACAACGATCATTAATACTTTCAACCCGAGCAGGGTCATCATCGGCAATAGAATCACAGCTGCCAAGCAATGGATTGAACAGCCGATGCTGGAAAGAACGAAGCAAAATGCACTTTGGTTTCAACAGGATCCTTTGAATATCCACTTCTCAGAATTCCATTCCCATTCCTCTGCATTAGGAATGGCTGCCTTCACGTTCGAGAATTTTCTGAAAGTCAACATTCACGAACACACGATGATTGTTTAA
- the xylA gene encoding xylose isomerase: MAYFDNIDNIKYEGPQSNNPYAFKFYNPEENVGGRTMEEYLRFGVAYWHTFTEDLSDPFGTGTAIRSWDRYDGMDLAKARVEAAFEFFEKLNVPYFCFHDVDIAPEGSNLRESNQNLDTIVAMIKDHMKDSGTKLLWNTVNNFTHPRFVHGAASSNNADVFAYAAAKVKKGLEIGKELGSENYVFWGGREGYETLLNTDMKLELDNLGRFFHMGVDYAKEIGFDAQFLIEPKPKEPTTHQYDFDVASGFAFLQKYDLADHFKFNIEANHATLAGHTFEHELHYARINDMLGSVDANQGHPLLGWDTDEFPSDLYSTTLAMYEIIKNGGLGSGGLNFDAKVRRGSFAPEDLFHAHIAGMDSFAVGLKVAQKLVDDGVLDNHLNERYSSFGEGIGKDIVEGKTDFHKLEQHALGLDGIQNQSGGLEKIKAKINQYLLTMYAEEK; this comes from the coding sequence ATGGCTTATTTTGATAACATCGATAACATTAAATACGAAGGTCCTCAATCCAACAATCCCTATGCATTCAAGTTTTATAACCCAGAAGAAAACGTAGGCGGACGAACGATGGAGGAGTACCTTCGTTTCGGTGTCGCATACTGGCACACATTCACAGAAGATTTGTCCGATCCATTCGGTACAGGTACCGCGATCCGTTCATGGGATCGTTATGATGGGATGGACTTAGCTAAAGCGAGGGTAGAGGCGGCCTTCGAATTTTTTGAGAAACTGAACGTCCCTTATTTCTGTTTCCACGATGTCGATATTGCACCAGAGGGAAGTAATTTAAGGGAGTCTAATCAGAACCTTGATACGATTGTTGCCATGATCAAAGATCACATGAAAGACAGCGGCACGAAACTGCTTTGGAATACGGTCAATAACTTCACCCACCCTCGTTTCGTCCATGGCGCAGCTTCATCCAACAATGCAGATGTTTTTGCCTATGCGGCAGCCAAAGTGAAAAAAGGTCTGGAAATCGGTAAAGAATTAGGGTCTGAAAACTATGTGTTCTGGGGCGGTCGTGAGGGTTACGAAACCCTTTTGAATACAGATATGAAACTGGAACTGGACAACCTGGGCCGCTTTTTCCATATGGGTGTGGATTATGCGAAAGAGATCGGGTTTGATGCTCAATTCCTCATTGAACCGAAACCGAAAGAGCCGACGACCCACCAATATGATTTTGACGTCGCTTCCGGCTTCGCTTTCCTGCAAAAATATGATCTTGCTGATCACTTCAAGTTCAATATTGAAGCAAACCACGCAACGCTGGCTGGACATACATTCGAACATGAACTTCATTATGCACGAATCAATGATATGTTAGGTTCTGTCGATGCGAATCAGGGCCACCCGTTGCTGGGCTGGGACACGGATGAGTTTCCTTCAGATCTTTACTCTACGACACTGGCAATGTATGAAATTATCAAAAACGGCGGACTCGGTTCTGGAGGGTTGAATTTCGATGCGAAAGTGCGTCGAGGCTCCTTCGCACCTGAGGATTTATTCCATGCACATATCGCTGGGATGGACAGTTTTGCTGTCGGGTTGAAAGTAGCTCAGAAATTGGTGGATGACGGTGTTCTTGATAACCACCTGAATGAACGTTACAGCAGTTTCGGTGAAGGAATCGGCAAGGACATCGTGGAAGGGAAAACGGATTTCCACAAACTTGAACAGCATGCATTAGGGCTTGATGGCATTCAGAACCAATCTGGAGGCTTAGAGAAAATCAAAGCGAAAATCAATCAATACTTACTGACAATGTACGCAGAGGAGAAATGA
- the xylB gene encoding xylulokinase codes for MNHVIGVDLGTSAVKLLLVDRTGGIAAEVSKPYPLIQEKSGYSEQDPDVWVEQTLAGLEELVQQAPCPPEEIEGISFSGQMHGLVLLDDERNPLRNAILWNDTRTTKQCHDINRLVGEEQLLAITKNPALEGFTLPKILWVKENEPELYEKAATFVLPKDYLRYRLTGELAMDYSDAAGTLLLDLVSNQWSEEICETVGVDPALCPPLVGSHEQTGHLDSVSAGRTGLTMNTKVFAGGADNACGAIGSGILTDGKTLCSIGTSGVILSYESSRDKDFAGKVHYFNHGAPGAYYTMGVTLAAGDSLSWYKNVHAPEVPFEQFVQGVEEIPVGSNGLLFTPYISGERTPHADANIRGSFIGMNHSHTRNDFTHAVMEGITFSLKESLEIFRAHGKKIDTIVSTGGGTKNDYWLQMQADIFNAEVVKLSSEQGPGMGAAMLAAYGCGWFQSLESCADEFLTVDKTYVPGQERVEKYEVLFGIYQDVYEQTKDLNERLVAYR; via the coding sequence ATGAACCATGTGATTGGTGTTGATTTAGGAACAAGTGCTGTAAAGCTATTGCTTGTCGACCGAACAGGCGGCATTGCTGCAGAAGTTTCTAAACCGTATCCTCTTATTCAAGAAAAAAGCGGGTACAGTGAACAAGATCCTGACGTTTGGGTGGAGCAGACGTTAGCTGGGCTGGAAGAGCTCGTCCAGCAAGCACCCTGTCCACCAGAAGAAATCGAGGGGATCAGTTTTTCAGGACAAATGCACGGCCTTGTTTTATTGGATGATGAAAGAAATCCTTTGAGGAATGCAATTCTTTGGAATGATACCCGGACGACAAAGCAGTGTCATGACATCAACCGGCTGGTAGGAGAAGAACAACTGCTTGCGATTACGAAGAATCCGGCGTTAGAGGGTTTTACTCTACCGAAGATTTTGTGGGTGAAAGAAAATGAACCGGAGCTTTATGAAAAAGCGGCTACTTTTGTATTGCCTAAAGATTACTTGCGGTACCGGCTGACGGGTGAATTAGCGATGGATTATTCGGACGCAGCGGGTACGCTATTGCTTGATCTGGTTTCGAATCAGTGGAGTGAGGAAATCTGTGAGACGGTTGGCGTCGATCCTGCCCTTTGCCCACCACTTGTCGGTTCTCATGAACAAACGGGGCATCTCGATTCCGTTAGCGCAGGTCGCACAGGCCTGACGATGAATACAAAAGTCTTTGCAGGCGGTGCAGATAATGCGTGCGGAGCGATCGGCTCAGGTATTTTGACGGACGGAAAAACATTGTGCAGTATCGGAACTTCTGGTGTCATCCTTTCTTATGAGTCCAGTCGGGATAAGGATTTTGCCGGCAAGGTCCATTATTTCAATCATGGTGCCCCGGGGGCTTATTATACAATGGGAGTCACGCTTGCTGCCGGTGACAGCCTCAGCTGGTACAAGAATGTCCATGCACCTGAAGTACCTTTTGAACAATTTGTCCAGGGGGTTGAAGAAATCCCTGTCGGCTCTAATGGATTATTGTTCACACCTTATATATCAGGAGAGCGGACGCCGCATGCAGATGCCAATATAAGAGGCAGCTTCATCGGTATGAATCACTCCCATACAAGGAACGATTTCACACATGCCGTCATGGAAGGGATCACTTTTTCCCTGAAAGAATCACTCGAAATCTTCCGTGCTCATGGCAAAAAAATTGATACCATCGTTTCGACTGGCGGCGGGACTAAGAATGATTACTGGCTGCAGATGCAGGCAGATATCTTCAACGCTGAAGTCGTCAAACTTTCCAGTGAACAGGGGCCGGGAATGGGAGCGGCCATGCTTGCCGCTTACGGTTGTGGCTGGTTCCAATCTCTTGAAAGCTGTGCAGATGAATTTTTGACGGTGGATAAGACTTATGTGCCTGGTCAAGAAAGAGTGGAGAAGTATGAGGTGTTGTTCGGCATCTATCAGGATGTTTATGAACAGACGAAAGATCTGAATGAACGTCTTGTTGCTTATCGTTAA
- a CDS encoding aldo/keto reductase — MNYNTLGKTDLKISELGFGTWAIGGSWGKTNDEEALKAIELAVERGVNFFDTADVYGMGHSEELLAKALKGKESQVHIATKFCRQGDIHDPETYTMAQVSSYLEDSLRRLNRDQIDLYQIHCPPLEILEDGRVFEVLEKLKQEGKIRNYGVSVESVEEGMYVLENTNVDALQVIFNLFRQKPLEQLFPAAEEKGVGILARVPLASGLLTGKYTETHKFEEDDHRNFNRDGEAFNVGETFAGLEFPKGVELSSKLDWIAEERGNMSRAALKWVMQQEEVTSVIPGFRNRKQVEDNLSAVEVKPFSEGELEQLRDFYQKEVHEFIRGVY; from the coding sequence ATGAATTATAATACACTCGGTAAGACAGATTTAAAAATCAGTGAACTGGGTTTCGGAACGTGGGCGATTGGTGGCAGCTGGGGGAAGACCAATGATGAAGAAGCCTTAAAAGCAATTGAATTGGCCGTCGAACGCGGGGTGAACTTTTTTGATACAGCCGATGTGTACGGGATGGGTCATAGTGAAGAGCTTTTAGCGAAAGCTTTGAAAGGAAAAGAATCACAGGTTCATATCGCTACAAAATTTTGCCGGCAAGGCGATATTCATGATCCGGAAACGTATACGATGGCACAGGTTTCTTCTTATTTAGAGGATAGTTTACGTAGGTTGAATAGAGATCAAATCGACCTCTATCAAATCCATTGTCCACCATTAGAGATTTTGGAAGATGGACGTGTTTTTGAAGTACTCGAAAAGTTGAAGCAAGAAGGGAAAATCCGAAACTACGGTGTTAGTGTCGAGTCGGTCGAAGAGGGTATGTATGTTTTGGAAAATACGAATGTAGACGCCCTGCAAGTTATTTTTAATTTGTTCCGTCAAAAGCCCTTGGAGCAATTATTCCCTGCAGCAGAGGAAAAGGGCGTGGGTATCTTAGCACGCGTACCTTTGGCGAGTGGGTTACTGACAGGTAAATATACAGAAACACATAAATTTGAAGAAGATGATCATAGGAACTTCAACCGTGATGGTGAAGCGTTCAATGTCGGGGAAACCTTCGCAGGATTAGAGTTTCCAAAAGGTGTGGAGCTGAGCAGCAAGTTGGATTGGATCGCAGAAGAGCGGGGGAATATGTCCAGGGCGGCTTTGAAATGGGTCATGCAGCAGGAAGAAGTGACAAGTGTGATTCCAGGATTCCGTAACCGAAAACAGGTGGAAGACAATTTGTCGGCTGTTGAGGTTAAGCCGTTTAGTGAGGGAGAACTAGAACAGTTACGTGATTTTTATCAAAAAGAAGTGCATGAGTTTATCAGAGGTGTTTATTGA
- a CDS encoding DinB family protein, producing MNEEQIFQQINMVRKATLKGMDSVTEEQADKQPGGFSNTIRWNLGHIYVVQNSLIAKFGGIPTETPSRYLELFAPGTKPADWQGDVPSLAELKQELEEQPARLKETLTGKLDDEAAEAFLSLPTVGEILNFTLYHEGVHGGMIKALKANTAE from the coding sequence ATGAACGAAGAACAGATTTTCCAACAGATCAACATGGTAAGAAAAGCGACGTTGAAGGGAATGGACAGTGTCACAGAAGAACAGGCGGATAAACAGCCGGGAGGATTCAGCAACACGATACGCTGGAACCTCGGTCACATTTACGTCGTGCAAAACTCATTGATTGCTAAGTTCGGCGGCATACCGACCGAAACGCCTTCCCGTTACCTTGAACTGTTCGCACCAGGCACAAAACCGGCCGATTGGCAGGGGGACGTCCCATCACTTGCTGAACTGAAACAGGAGCTTGAGGAACAGCCGGCAAGGCTTAAGGAAACACTTACCGGAAAGCTGGATGATGAAGCGGCAGAAGCCTTCTTATCCCTTCCGACAGTCGGAGAGATTCTTAACTTCACGTTGTACCATGAAGGGGTACATGGGGGTATGATTAAAGCCTTGAAGGCAAATACCGCAGAATAA
- a CDS encoding heavy metal translocating P-type ATPase → MAHNHHNQQSNQKKDENHHQDNGEQNRDIHKNHDHEDHGHHDHDGHDHGAMVEEFKQRFYISLFATIPILLLSPMIQDFIGLEFSFPFDQYLLFGLATFVFFYGGWPFLTGSVDELKQKNPGMMTLIGLAIVVAYGYSSLVIFGWSGKNFFWELATLIDIMLLGHWIEMKSVMGASNALQELVKLMPNEAHRLKEDGETEDVPLSELDAEDLVLVKPGEKIPVDGVITEGKSAVDESMLTGESIPIEKEEDGEVIGGSINKEGSLTIQVKNTGEDTYLSKVITLVEEAQNSKSRAQDFANRAAKWLFYLALGAGISTFIVWMALGFAFDVALERMVTVMVITCPHALGLAAPLVVAVSTSLSAKQGLLIRNRPQFENARNIGAVIFDKTGTLTKGEFGVTNVIQAEGKEEKEILYWAASVEQNSEHPLARGILEKARANEISLDRVEDFESITGKGLKGKVDGREVKVMSPGYMKEQDYAYDTEAFNELSEEGKTVVFVLLDDELLGMVALADMVRDSAKEAIAELKSRNIHSVMLTGDNEKVANWVADQLEMEEVYAEVLPDHKADKVKEVQAKGRKVAMTGDGINDAPALATADVGIAIGSGTDVAVETADIVLVKSNPKDIVSIVNLSKNTYKKMVQNLWWAAGYNIFAIPLAAGVLAPIGVVLSPAIGAILMSLSTVVVAINAKLLKAE, encoded by the coding sequence ATGGCGCACAATCATCACAACCAGCAATCGAATCAGAAGAAAGATGAAAATCATCACCAGGATAATGGTGAGCAAAATCGTGACATCCATAAGAACCATGATCATGAAGACCACGGTCATCACGACCATGACGGGCATGATCATGGTGCTATGGTAGAAGAGTTCAAGCAAAGGTTTTATATTTCGTTATTTGCAACTATTCCTATATTACTGTTGTCGCCGATGATTCAGGATTTTATCGGGCTGGAATTTTCCTTCCCCTTTGATCAATATCTATTATTCGGCTTAGCGACCTTCGTATTTTTCTATGGTGGCTGGCCATTTTTGACAGGATCTGTGGACGAGCTGAAACAAAAAAATCCTGGTATGATGACCCTCATCGGCTTAGCGATTGTCGTCGCTTATGGGTATAGTTCGCTTGTCATATTTGGATGGTCAGGCAAGAACTTTTTCTGGGAACTGGCGACCCTCATTGATATCATGCTGCTCGGTCATTGGATTGAAATGAAATCAGTAATGGGAGCATCGAACGCTTTACAAGAACTCGTTAAACTGATGCCTAATGAAGCTCACCGTTTAAAGGAGGATGGTGAAACAGAAGATGTTCCTCTCAGTGAATTGGATGCAGAGGATCTGGTCCTCGTGAAACCTGGAGAAAAGATCCCGGTGGATGGGGTGATTACAGAAGGTAAATCGGCTGTCGATGAGTCCATGCTGACAGGTGAATCCATCCCTATAGAAAAAGAGGAAGATGGAGAAGTCATCGGTGGTTCGATCAATAAAGAAGGAAGCCTTACGATTCAGGTTAAAAATACGGGTGAGGACACGTACCTTTCCAAAGTGATCACATTGGTAGAAGAAGCTCAAAATTCCAAGTCACGGGCCCAGGACTTTGCTAATCGGGCAGCTAAATGGCTGTTTTATCTGGCACTTGGGGCAGGAATCTCTACTTTCATTGTATGGATGGCCTTAGGTTTCGCATTTGATGTTGCCCTGGAGCGAATGGTAACGGTCATGGTCATCACATGTCCGCACGCCTTAGGATTAGCCGCTCCGCTTGTTGTCGCTGTTTCTACTTCCCTTTCAGCAAAACAAGGGCTATTAATCAGAAACAGACCCCAGTTTGAGAATGCCCGTAACATCGGTGCCGTGATTTTTGATAAAACAGGTACTTTGACAAAGGGTGAGTTCGGGGTCACGAATGTGATTCAGGCAGAAGGGAAGGAAGAAAAAGAAATACTTTACTGGGCCGCAAGTGTGGAGCAGAATTCTGAGCACCCGCTGGCTCGAGGTATCCTTGAAAAAGCACGAGCCAACGAAATTTCGCTGGATAGAGTGGAAGATTTCGAGTCCATTACCGGAAAAGGGCTGAAAGGAAAAGTAGACGGAAGAGAAGTAAAGGTTATGAGTCCTGGATATATGAAAGAACAAGATTATGCTTATGATACTGAAGCCTTCAATGAATTATCAGAAGAGGGAAAAACGGTGGTCTTCGTCCTCCTTGATGATGAGTTGTTAGGAATGGTGGCTCTTGCTGACATGGTTCGTGACTCCGCAAAAGAAGCGATTGCTGAGTTGAAATCCAGGAATATCCATTCCGTTATGCTTACGGGTGATAATGAAAAAGTCGCCAATTGGGTAGCAGATCAATTAGAGATGGAAGAAGTCTATGCGGAAGTGCTACCTGATCATAAAGCAGACAAAGTCAAGGAAGTACAAGCGAAGGGAAGAAAAGTGGCCATGACAGGCGATGGAATTAATGACGCCCCTGCCCTTGCTACAGCAGATGTTGGAATAGCAATCGGGAGTGGGACAGATGTTGCCGTCGAAACGGCTGATATTGTTTTAGTAAAAAGCAATCCTAAAGATATCGTTTCAATTGTAAATTTATCAAAAAATACGTATAAAAAAATGGTGCAGAACTTATGGTGGGCTGCTGGTTACAATATCTTCGCTATCCCATTAGCGGCAGGGGTTCTGGCTCCTATAGGTGTGGTGCTAAGTCCCGCCATTGGAGCAATATTGATGAGCTTGAGTACCGTGGTAGTCGCGATCAATGCCAAACTGCTAAAAGCCGAATAA
- a CDS encoding YdhK family protein — protein sequence MKGFLLSVILLVFAVGITACSNSEGGEEIQNNENSEGANEEMNSEGSDEGEGTDHSDMNHSSSGEVPEGLKEADDPTYRVGDETTITEGHMAGMEGAKATITGAYDTVAYVVSYEPANGAERITDHKWVIHEEIEEAGNRPFESGDEVTLNASHMEGMDGSTATIESAKETTVYMVDFENTGGGKKVENHKWVTEEELSAE from the coding sequence ATGAAAGGATTTTTATTAAGTGTAATCTTGCTAGTGTTTGCAGTAGGCATTACTGCATGCTCGAATAGTGAGGGAGGCGAGGAAATACAAAATAATGAAAATAGTGAAGGTGCGAATGAAGAAATGAATAGTGAAGGCTCTGATGAGGGTGAGGGAACGGATCATTCAGATATGAATCATTCCAGTTCAGGGGAAGTTCCAGAGGGCCTGAAGGAAGCAGATGACCCAACCTATAGAGTAGGTGACGAGACCACCATCACTGAGGGGCATATGGCCGGGATGGAAGGTGCGAAGGCTACAATTACAGGTGCTTATGATACCGTAGCTTACGTGGTGTCTTATGAACCGGCGAATGGGGCTGAAAGAATAACGGACCATAAATGGGTAATCCATGAAGAAATTGAAGAAGCAGGCAATAGACCATTTGAATCTGGTGATGAAGTCACACTTAATGCTTCCCATATGGAAGGAATGGATGGATCAACAGCCACAATTGAATCTGCCAAAGAAACAACGGTTTACATGGTTGACTTTGAAAATACTGGTGGAGGAAAAAAAGTAGAAAATCATAAGTGGGTAACCGAAGAAGAGCTAAGTGCTGAGTAA